Part of the Antennarius striatus isolate MH-2024 chromosome 6, ASM4005453v1, whole genome shotgun sequence genome, CCATCCGTCAGCTACCGTCTCTAGAGAAGGATAAGAAATGATATTGAATCTTTTATCTGAATTCATACTTGTTTTACTTTAAACATCTAACCATTGTGCAATCTCATTGAGATGTAAGATTGTTTGAGACTGAATATCAAAATCTGTCATCTGTAATTTGCATATCAGATCGGATACGtcatcacatttaaatgactgaGAAATTATGTACATTACTTTATAATCCACTAGATGGCAACACAACTCTAGCGTATTAGAGACCAACGGAACGTGGAGAAACTCACACCAAGCTCCAGAATTTAATTCCGTTGCATGCTATAGAGTTATTAATTATTGAATTAATTAGttcaattaatcaattaatctgTGTTTAATCAGTAATTTTTATCAAAGAATATTAACTGCGAGGTATCAAAAGCACTGACCCGTATCAGACACCACGGATccacaataataaataaataaagcggAAGTCTTGAAGACGTCTCCTGAGCGCCATCCGAAAGGGGAACTTTGTAACCCACGTGAGGACGCCTGCATCACCACTACCTGCCAAAGCCAACCCTACATCAGACCaatcataatcatcattatgtttaaattggaaaaaacataaatttgtgTTTCAAAACTGCTCCGCTGTGTGAGTTTGTGAACAGCGCGCATCGACACGCGTCAGCGCGTCACAGCGGATCCTCTTGTTTTGGCTGTCGCTGACTGAGTCCGGAGAgttcctgtcattcacacttCAAGAGAGATGAGTGGAggtagtgtttgtgtgttctcatggAGCTGATAACctcttactcctcctcttctctcttcaccTGGCCCGGCGGGGCCGTGACACTCGGAACGCGGCTGTGCTTGAAAACAAAATGCGGGGGTGACTCCGGTTACCGGCCCCCGATCGATGCGCAGCGCGGTGTCGCGTTGCTCGGATGCTCGAGTATCGATGCATGGCCGATCGCTATCATAATCACACTTCCCCCTTCTTATCACTTACCTACTGAATAAAACATCTGCCTTCCTGCACACGGATCGCTCAACCCTCCtaccccaaaaaaaaatctggagggAAACAGAACTGTCTTTGAGATGAGTGAGGTGACAGAGGAGAggcgcacccccccccccgtcccaaAGCAAGATCCGTTGAGTGGTTTCTATCCGAGGCTTTTATTTTTGGCAGCTCTTCGTCCCAGGACGCTGCAGCCATTGTTTTGAAGTGTGATTTAATTCAGTATGACCCAGTTTCTGGCTAGAGTTGAACATCAGAACCTGCTGTTACGGGAATTTGGTTATTCGGTTATTTCACCGATGTATtaggcttttattttgtctgactcctcattttctgcatttccatggcaacagtttGACGCTGTTGGCTTCTGAAGAACTGAGTTTGTTTCCGACACATCTTAATCTAAACGGTATTAGAGATGTATAGGCTGAATAAAGATGTGATTCGTTCCTTTTTCTAACTTGACTTTGCTGAAGATTTTCATGTCGCAACTAAAATCCAACAGTTGTTCCTGATTGAGTCAAGTTCACATGCAGTATGAGAAATGAAACTACTGCATCAGCTACAGCAGactgatggtgatgttgaaGATGACAATGATGTAATACAAAAGTCCTGAATCTAACTTCTTTGCATGATAAATTACATGCCAGATTATTCAGTGCAGTTTAAATtcctaaggccccgtccacacgatgtcggaactttttaaaaacgcaacatttttgttgcgtttacgccttccgtccacacgacaacgcagatatccggaacgaaaacgcaactttttgaaaacgctggcctaggtggattttttttaaaacgctgggtctgcgttgtcgtgtggacggtgtatccgcaactttttaaaaacaatgatgtcttgcctgcgacaaaaacttCTGTgacgtgtgttgtgacaacaaaacacggaggattcctattggataaaatttgactcaatactgctacgacatggtttggcatgcttgtagcagtcttcgaaaacgcaatgatgtgtttacgtgtggacggagatttttttgaaaacactgtcgtgtggacgggaatcgttttcgatgtgtttttaaaaaagttgcattttcaaacaaatccgtcatcatgtggacggggcctaaatcTCAGCCTCACTAAAGCAGTCTTTAAAACGGTTTTCtagtaatttttgtttttacttcaacGTTCGGTAACACTTCAAGTTATTTTAGTAACAGACATGTCTTTATGTTGATCTTCATGTTTTAATCTTCaggtttatttaaaatgttttcaacaatGTTATGTTATCTGAGGCAGCTACATTTGCATGCATGATTACACTAAGATTAAAACCTAACGCTACAAGGGCTCATTTGTATTgacattatttaatataataaactAAATTTTAAGTGtgtaaaagtttaaattgtTCGTCTGGGTGCCTCCTGTTGGCCATGGGGCCTTAAGAAGCCACCCATTCCTCACGGCTCATTTTTAATCTTTCCGGCCAACTTGGAATATGATCGGCTCAAACTTTAGTTCGACGTCAAGCCTTGCCTGGAGCAGGAGAGCAATAGGAACCATTTCATTAGTCAGAGAAAAGTCAGGAAAGTTCAGATGCATTTCAAATCCAGTAATCAGAATGATTCAATGAGGCTAGCTTTAGGCATGCAGGTGTGTCATATATGATACATCAGATATGAAGATAAGAGAATGACAGAAAGGGATGTTTAAGAAAGAAAAGTGTCGTTTTTAAGGCTATGGAGGCTTTTAGACCAGACTAATTACTTTCAGAAAGTTTTTTTATAACTtgttttacaaaagttgaaaaatacacagctgtttttttatttactccCATATTCAAAATCCAGTGCGTTTGACCAGCGGAGGTTACATGCCAACTGTCATAAGTAAGGTGAGACTGGCTATTAAGCTATTAAGACAAAGTGGTCAAAGGGGGCCGAGCGGCGGAGGGGAACGGCCTGAAATGGAGATAGAGATGAGGGTGTGAAGTGACAGTCAGCACATCTGGTCTCATCAATAATTCAACGGGTCTTTAAACGGCAGTTTGTTGAATATTGAGCGCTGCTCACTGAAATCCACCCCGACACCTAAGATGCCTTGAGGGAAGAAGTGAAAAGAGTGACAGCAGGAGGAAAAGGGAAGctgacaaagacacaaaaaagtagaaaaagaactTTTTTCTGATGTCCAATGCAATGAGTGATATAAATTATAAACTATACCgtcatactgtacacacaaccACCTAGtattcagtcatttaaaaaaaaagttgaactaTCAAAATTGattaaagttttaaatgtaGAGAGACTTGGAACCTGAAAGCAAATAATATCCTCACAACACTTGAATCTAGTTATcggttttattattaaaatgaaaaattcaggAGACTTCTGTTGAAAAAGACGGTATTCCTGTGCCTGAAAGGCTCCAAGATATTTCTATTAATATCAGTCCGACAACAAAGCTTCAACAGAAaactgaagaaatgaaaaaccaacaacaacaaaaaaaggtcaGAGGCTTCAAAGGAGCACATATAGAGTTCATTTTCCAGTGATTAAAGGATTTCTCAGCACGATGATGACGGAGTCACCCCTCAGGAACATTTTAGAAATGTAGCGGTCCTTATTCACCGGTTTTGACTTCTTCTTCCCTTTCCCACTCTTCGGCACTTCTGTCCACATCTCCTTCACATTCTCCAGGACCATGTTACAATGcctgaaatgaaaggaaggatGGTAAACACTGAAATTTTGTATTATTgatttttgagttgagataAAAACACTCATGTAAACAGATTCAGCTATCAGTGGTCTAAACATAATCTGCCAATGGACAGAGGAGAGGCATTGAAATTTCCCAATTTCTCTAAACATTTTTACATCAATCCAGGACCACGAACAAGTGTCATTTATTACGGTCAAAAAATTCCAACTCTTATTATTGCATGAGGCTTGATTATATaaatctttaaaacaaaaaaaaaagtgatttcttCACTTTAAACATTTTTCCTAGTTGACAATGATTTATCGACTATTATTAGACAAACTAGAGTCTAAATATACTTGTATTAATTTcttaaaatgactaaaacacTTTCACATCAACGGAAAATTGTTAATAGGAGTCATACTCAGAACTATTTCAATAAGTAAAAAACTACTACTACAGCTTACTGATAATagcaaaaatactgtaatgtgaaaTATTACGTGTTAAATCCCCCATCATTCTCTCTAACCTGTAAGGTAATAAGTCAATATCTGGGTTCAATACCTGTCAAAAGCCTTGACTCTTCCGAGCAGCTTCTTGTTGTTGCGACAGTTGATGAGGACCTGAGTGTTGTTCTTGACTGACTGCGTGAGCACAGACAGAGGGCCAGTGTtgaactcctcttcctcccgttTCTGGAGTTCCTCTGGAGTCATCTCGGACTTGGGTTTAGTTAACAGACTCCTGGAAATGGACAAGAATATAATCTCCCTCTTGTTGGtgaagataaaaatatatatacataactTTAGGTTTAAACATACACAAATTTCATAGGAAATGATGTGAGAGATCAAATGAAGAAATCAATATAGTATTACTATATCCATAATCTACATTTCCCGGGTTTGTAACAGTCAACCATCTACATTGGATAGATCTTGACTTTAATTTCGGTTTTCAATTAACAATCAAATGAAACGTATCGCTGAATAAATAAAGCAGATGAATCCACAATACTTGTAAGTTAAAATTAATAATGTATCATCAATTTAAACGTTCACACATGATCAATGGCACCAAttggcaaaaacaaaacaaggtcaaaaatatcacaatttTCTCAGTACAACTTTCACTCAACCCTGCTGTGACGTCACGCCAATGCGCATGCTCAAATAAATCGGTGATCTGTGTCAGCAATGAGCCACCTATAATAAATTTAATCAATGAAATCGTGATTTCTGATTCGACTTTTGCACCGATACAAAACTATGTATTGATCATATCATCGTTCTGTCTGTTCTGTGCGTAAACTACTTGAGCCAGAATCTAGTAAAGACATACAAAAGGTTTATCTAAGCTAGCAGCTAACCTGTCCTGAGCTCCTCCCGCTATCAGTACGCTTACAAAGCTAGCAATAATGTAATTAGCAAATATCGCGATTTGAATTTCGAGATAGAAAGTCGCTTCTCTTTGATTATCAGATACGCTTACATGTTTGCTGATCTTTAACAGTATTCTTCAATCGCAACTCTCTTCTTTTCACCGGACGTCGTCGTTCCTACGATTCTATTTGACCCGCGTGGACAGAACTACTTCCGGGTAAACAGAGACACTTAGATTTCACTACCGGGTTACCCACTTACAGAAATAccgtatacagtacagtacatacaacACTCGATTATCATTTCTTTGACtgtttgtgatgatgtcagtgatgtagtaaatgtacatatttttaTAGGCTGTCATTAGAGTGACAGTTGTGGACAATAGTCTTCATGCACAAAATGATGTCTTGTTGACTTGTTTGtaattgaaataatttaacTTCACTGCAATCACCggcatatatatatttaattatttatacatatacCCCCACGGAAATTGAAAACACACCTGCTATGCAAAAATTTAAGAATTTATTTGGTTGTTGGATATGAAAATAACCCCTGTAATGTTCCTGCTTAACTAGCTTGAATCACTtacactaaacaaacaaaaaaaccagaaacaaaacaaaacacaagaaacacacaagTTCATCTAATGACAAAATCGGAGTGCACAAAAATTAAGAGTATTTtttagatagacagacagatagatagatagatagatagatagatagatagatagatagatagatagatagatagatagatagatagatagatagatagatagatagatagataaagtAGGTAGGTACAGTATATAGCTAacaaagtatctatctatctatctatctatctatctatctatctatctatctatctatctatctatctatctatctatctatctatctatctatctatctatcgatcaattgatctctctctctctttatacatatatatatacatatacatacacacacacacacacacacacacacacacacacacacacacacacacacacacacacacacgcacacacacacatatatatatattatttttttaaaaagtccctctcaccctttcagggtggtatctgtgtgtcatcctcaagctcgggtcctctaccagaggcctgggagtctgagggttctgcgcagtatcttagctgttcctaggactgcgctcttctggactgaggcttcagatgttgttccaggaatctgctggagccactcttccagtttgaagtcccacaggatcttagccttgccgttctcaaccacctttggtggtatgtcccattgggatttgggtacttctagtccataccgggtacagatgttcctgtacactatcacagctacttggttgtgcctttccatgtatgctgagctggcgagcatcttacaccctgctaccacatgctggactgactatggggcttctttacatagcctgcaccttgggtcagatctactgtggtagatattggcctctattgcccttgtacttagggcctgttcttgtgctgccatgatcagtgcctctgtgctgtctgtcagtccagctttattcagccattggtaggtcttcttgatatcagccacttcctctatctgacggtggtacatgccgtgtaggggcttgtccctccatgttgtctcctcctcctcctcttcctcctcaggtttctgctgtctaaggcattcactgagcagttcatctgttggggccatcttcctgatgtactcttggatttttgatgtctcatcctggacagtggccctgatgctcactagtcctcggcctccctctttccgctcagtgtacagcctcaggatgctggacttggggtgaaaccctccatgcatggtgaggagctttctagtcttgatatctgtggcttctatctcctcctttggccagcttatgattccagcggggtatctgatgaccggcagtgcatacatgttgatggctcggaccttgttcttgccattcagctgacttctcaggacttgccttactctctggaggtatttggctgtggatgacttccttgcggcctcctcatggttgccattagcctgtgggattccaaggtacttgtagctgtccttgatgtcttctatcctgccccctggtaggttgaccccttcagttctgatcatcttgcctcttcttgataccatccggccacatttgtctaatccgaatgacatccctatgtcgtcgctgtagatcctggtggtgtggatcagtgagtcaatttctcgctcattcctggcatacagcttgatgtcatccatgtagaggagatggctgattgttgtcccgcttcggaattggtatccgtagccactctttgtgatgatgtgactgagggggttcaggcctatgcagaacagcagtggtgatagagcatccccttggtatatgccgcacttgatgttaacttgggcaattggcttggagttagtctccagggttgtcttccacttccccattgagttcttgatgaaggctcttagtgtcctgttgatcttgtacagttccagacattccagtatccacgtgtgtggcattgagtcgtaggctttctggtagtcaatccaggcggtgcacaagttggtctgcctattcttacagtctctgtgtactgctctgtccaccagtagctggtgcttggctcccctggtgttattaccaactcctttctgtgtcccactcatatattgatccatgtgcctactcatcttagctgccatgatgcctgacaggagcttccatgttgtactgagacaggttattggccggtagttggatggggtagattccttctgtgggtctttcatgatcaggactgtcctgccttcagtcaaccattctgggtgcgtcccatcccttagcagctggttcatctgtgctgctagacgctcgtggagtgctgtcagcttctttagccagtatgtatggatcatatcggggcccggtgctgaccaactcttcatctttgacactctttcttggatgtctgccattgagatggttactggttcttgttctgagaggcagctgtggtcagtccttaggtccactagccactgagcatcggtgttgtgtgatgcttttctttcccatatgcccttccagtatttctccacctca contains:
- the snrpd2 gene encoding small nuclear ribonucleoprotein Sm D2, which produces MSLLTKPKSEMTPEELQKREEEEFNTGPLSVLTQSVKNNTQVLINCRNNKKLLGRVKAFDRHCNMVLENVKEMWTEVPKSGKGKKKSKPVNKDRYISKMFLRGDSVIIVLRNPLITGK